ATCAAAAACCATTTTTAGCGTAGGCGTAGCCCGTCATAGACATCGCCTGATGTCGGGATCATCTCAGTATGTAAATACTTACAAGTGTAAATTTATTACATCAAATTCGTGGTTTTTCGGTACTGACTATCAGAGTATCTAACTGACAATAGCAAAAAAGGGCGGAACATTGTTCACATAGAACATTCCAGAAGTCGCAGAGTATTCAATTTCATGGTTAATTTGGTAGCTGGGCTGAATACCTATACCTACCAAGAGAAAAAATCTTCTCTCAACCTGGACTCCGAAAATGTAGCGCATCTGGAACTTAGCTAATTTTTAGCCCGATATTTGAGTTTTACTTAAGTAACAGATATGTCACTACAGATACATTCACGAGTTTTAATCAAAAACTTCCTAACGGTTTTTTTGCCCTTGTCAGCATTAGTTGGGGGTGTTATCGCAACTATCTACTACCAACAGGTACAAACTGAAAAAGTTGTATTAAAAACTAATGAAATCGGCAAGGTAGATTTACAAACCAAAGTAATCAGTGGAGATTTTCATTCTGTTATCTCAGATTTGATGGTTATCTCTAAACAAAATGAGCTACAAAGAATTTTAGAGGGAGTGAATGGACAACAACAGGCACTTTCCCAAGAATTCTTATTATTTTCTCGATATAAAAAACTTTACGACCAAATCCGCTTTTTGGATCAATCAGGTAAAGAAGTTGTCAGAGTCAACTTTAACCAGGGTGAACCAGCGATTGTCCCCGAAGAAAAACTGCAAGTTCAAGCCAAGCGCTACTGGTTTAATGACACTTTGCGGTTAAACCAAGGACAAGTATTTGTCTCTCCCCTTGACCTCAACATCGAACGTGGTCAAGTTGAACAACCCCTTAAGCCAATGATCCGCTTTGGTACTCCTGTTTTTGATCGCCGTGGACAGAAACGAGGCGTTGTAATCTTAAACTATTTCGGCGCAAAACTGCTGGACAATTTTAATCAAACTTTTGCTAATGCTTCTAGCCAGGGAATGCTACTGAATGCCGATGGTTACTGGTTAAAAGGGGTGAAGCCTGAAGATGAATGGGGATTTATGTTTCCCGAACGCAAAAACCGCACTTTTGGCAAAGCTTTTCCCCAAGCATGGCAGGAAATTTCTCAAAAAGAATCGGGACAATTCCAAACTGCTGAGGGAATGTTCACTTTTACCACAGTCTATCCACTTGTGGAAGGGCAAAAATCTAGTACGGGAGCCGGACAAGCTTTTGCACCAAGCCAACATCAAATTGGTACTAAAAAATCCTATTACTGGAAGATTGTCTCATGGGTATCGCCAGAGGCGTTGACGACCAAATCAAACCGATTTTTGAGTCAATTGCTACTGCTATATGCTGGATTAATAGGACTAATTGGCATTGGTTCTTGGCTACTAGCAAGAGCTAGTGTCAATCGTCAGATGGCCAAGCTAGAGTTAAAACAGTCTGAAGTCCAATTGCGAGAGCTAGTTGAGCGGGAGAAAATTCTTAAAACTCGTCTATCTAGTCAAATTCGTAACTCGCTGGATCTAAATACGATTTTGAGTACAGTAGTGGTTGAAGTTCGGGAACTGCTACAGATCGATCGATGCCAGTTTTTTTGGTGTCATCAAGAAGATGAATCTACTAGCTTTGAACTGAGTCAGCAAGCTTGCGCTCCCGATTTAACAGAACCCTTGGGCTGTTCTCCTATCCAGAACGTGGAAGCCCTGAGTGAAGCTGTCATGCAAGGGAATTTGCTTTGCTTTGATGACATTGCGACAGATTCGTGGCTTGATTTCAAGAGTCGGAATTTACTAGTGACATTGGGCTTTAAGTCTCTACTAATAGTTTCAATTCAAACCCAGTCGGGTTGTTTGGGTGTGATTGTCTGCGAACATAGTAGAGAGCTTCACCCTTGGAGTGATGATGAAGTGGAAATTATTCGAGGCGTGGCTGACCAGTTAGCGATCGCTATTGACCAAGCCCAATTGTATAATCAAAGCCGCGCTGCTACTGCTGCTGCTACCGCTCAAGCAGAACAACTCAACCAAGTTTTACACAATCTCAAACAGACTCAATCTCAACTAATTCAGACTGAAAAAATGTCGAGTTTAGGTCAATTAGTGGCAGGAGTAGCTCATGAAATCAATAACCCAGTTAACTTTATCTACGGCAATCTGACCCATGTAAATGAATATACACTCGGCTTATTGGAACTGGTAGAACTCTATCAAAAGTCCAATGTTAATCCAACATCTGAAGTACAAGCTCATATAGAAGCGATCGACCTTGACTTTATGACTGAGGATCTACCTAAAATCCTAACTTCAATGAAAATGGGAGCTAATCGCATTCGTGAAATAGTTCTATCCTTGCGAAATTTTTCTCGACTTGACGAAGCGGATATGAAGTTTGTCAACATTCATGAAGGTATCGATAGCACACTACTGATTTTACAGAATCGCCTCAAACAAACCTCTGGAAATGCCGGAATTGAAATAATCAAAGAATATGGTGATATTCCCTTAGTAGAGTGCTATGCCGGACAACTGAATCAGGTATTTATGAATCTGATCAGTAATGCCATTGACGCTCTGGATAGTTATAACAGTAAGCGAACTATTGAGGATATAGAAGCTAACCCCAGCCAGATTGTAATTCATACTCAGTTACGCGACTTGGATCGCATAACTGTACAAATTGCGGATAATGGCCCTGGTATGACCGAAGTAGTTAAGCAAAGATTATTTGACCCTTTCTTTACCACAAAAGCCGCAGGTAAAGGCACTGGATTAGGATTAGCAATTAGCGCTCAGATTGTCGCAGAAAAACATAACGGAGCCATCTGGTGTATTTCGGAACCAGGACAGGGAGCAGAGTTTTGGGTAGAGATTCCGATTAATCAAAGTTCTAAACTAGCTACTACAAGTACCGCGACTCTATCCAGAATTTGATGCTATTCTGGACAAATGAAAAATGACATGACTAGTGATAGCGAACGCGCTGATTTTGATAGCCCTTGGAAAGAAATTCTAGAAGCTTATTTTCCCCAAGCCATGCATTTCTTTTTTCCAGAAACTTCTGCATTAATTGATTGGGACTGGAGTTTAGACTAAAAGCGATATGAGAGAACGCAAATCAAAAGGAATTAGAGGTTAAAAATATTATCTTGTCAGCCTCAAAGCATCCGCGACCTTGAACAATTTTTGTGTAGTATGCTTGCCGAGAAAATAATACAATAATGATAATCATGAAAATGGTGGGAGAGAAACGAGCATCGCTCGTTTCTCTCCCACCCCCTTATTCGATTATCATTATCAGATAATGAGCAAGAAAAAAGGGGTGTCTAATTGAATACAGCCCCCCTTTTGGCAGAAAGTGAGAAAAGAACTACCATTACTCACCTGCCAACATGAAAAATGCCAGACTTGAAGAGTTTCGTCAAGTAGCTTACAAATATTTAGGTAGAGCTAAAGATGCGACGTTTGAATTAACAGATGCCATATTGCTGACTCGCAATGTTTATTCCTTAGCAGATTTATCCTTATCACCAGTATTTAGACGCAAGTGGCCAAGCATCTATGAAGCCTTACAAGATAGCAGACCACAAAGACAAAAATTGATGCAGCTATACATCAAACAGATCCCAGCAGAGGGACGACCATTGTTAGCAGGAGACCATACAAACTGGTCACGCCCAGATGCAGTAACGTTACAAGAGAGAACTTATGAACATAGTGGCACATCCATAGCTGGAAATAAACCGATTACCATTGGTCAAGGATATAGCACAATTGCCTGGATACCTGAAAAATCAGGCAGTTGGGCATTACCTTTGAGACATGAGCGGATCACAAGTGGGGAAAGTCCAATAGGGAAAGCGGTTTGGCAACTTAAACAGGTGTGTAAATATTTACCTGTTAGACCGATTTCAGTTTGGGATAGTGAATATGGATGCGCCCCTTTTGTCTTAAAAACTGCCAGTATTCCCGCAGATATTCTCGTTCGGTTGCGCTCAAATTTGTGTTTATGGGGTGAACCAGGAGCTTATCCAGGGATTGGCCGTCCCAAGAAGCATGGTGATAAATTTAAGCTCAATGAACCAATAACATGGAGTGAAGCCACATCTGTGTTGGAAATGAATGACCCAAAATTAGGGCGTGTGCGTGTTAGCTTGTGGAAAGATTTACACTTCCGTCAGGCTGCTACACGCCCAATGTTACTCCTGCGGGTTGAACGTCTCGACGCACAAGGCAATGAACGAGTATCCAAACCTTTGTGGTTAGCTTGGGTAGGAGAAGAAATCCCACCATTAGAGGAAGTTTGGTGTCTCTACTTGCGTCGCTTTACCATTGACCATTGGTATCGCTTTTTAAAGCAACGTCTACATTGGACAGTGCCACAGTTCAGTACTCCAATAGCATTGTGAAAGATGGAGTGACCTCATGCCTCTGATGACTTGGGAATTGTGGTTAGCCCGTGATATTGTAACTGACAATCCTTTACCTTGGCAGAAGTCTCAGGGTAATTTGACCCCTGGAAGAGTTGCTCAAGCTATGGGTGGAGTTTTCGCGGCCATTGGTACTCCCACCTCTGCACCCAAACCTCGTGGAAAGTCCCCTGGTTGGCAACCAGGAAAAAAGCGTCACCGTAAAAACCGATGTCCGATTGTTAAAAAAACTGTAACACGACCACGCAAAGAACCATCAATTGCAGTTT
This portion of the Nostoc sp. GT001 genome encodes:
- a CDS encoding ATP-binding protein — translated: MSLQIHSRVLIKNFLTVFLPLSALVGGVIATIYYQQVQTEKVVLKTNEIGKVDLQTKVISGDFHSVISDLMVISKQNELQRILEGVNGQQQALSQEFLLFSRYKKLYDQIRFLDQSGKEVVRVNFNQGEPAIVPEEKLQVQAKRYWFNDTLRLNQGQVFVSPLDLNIERGQVEQPLKPMIRFGTPVFDRRGQKRGVVILNYFGAKLLDNFNQTFANASSQGMLLNADGYWLKGVKPEDEWGFMFPERKNRTFGKAFPQAWQEISQKESGQFQTAEGMFTFTTVYPLVEGQKSSTGAGQAFAPSQHQIGTKKSYYWKIVSWVSPEALTTKSNRFLSQLLLLYAGLIGLIGIGSWLLARASVNRQMAKLELKQSEVQLRELVEREKILKTRLSSQIRNSLDLNTILSTVVVEVRELLQIDRCQFFWCHQEDESTSFELSQQACAPDLTEPLGCSPIQNVEALSEAVMQGNLLCFDDIATDSWLDFKSRNLLVTLGFKSLLIVSIQTQSGCLGVIVCEHSRELHPWSDDEVEIIRGVADQLAIAIDQAQLYNQSRAATAAATAQAEQLNQVLHNLKQTQSQLIQTEKMSSLGQLVAGVAHEINNPVNFIYGNLTHVNEYTLGLLELVELYQKSNVNPTSEVQAHIEAIDLDFMTEDLPKILTSMKMGANRIREIVLSLRNFSRLDEADMKFVNIHEGIDSTLLILQNRLKQTSGNAGIEIIKEYGDIPLVECYAGQLNQVFMNLISNAIDALDSYNSKRTIEDIEANPSQIVIHTQLRDLDRITVQIADNGPGMTEVVKQRLFDPFFTTKAAGKGTGLGLAISAQIVAEKHNGAIWCISEPGQGAEFWVEIPINQSSKLATTSTATLSRI